In Crassostrea angulata isolate pt1a10 chromosome 6, ASM2561291v2, whole genome shotgun sequence, a genomic segment contains:
- the LOC128190017 gene encoding glycosylphosphatidylinositol anchor attachment 1 protein-like, producing the protein MGLLTDPKRQKKIVEAISKYNNWLCVLCYLSGVIGFLALAYQPLNGATYFSENALLPGLVTNEFYAEINMNALASELKEEFNKEKRKVPREWIYNHLREIGLDTYIQNYSIKYPLDIAKGQNIPGQNVYGILRAKRSASTEAVVLTTPMRPKDSDLPSTTGGIVLMLAMAKYFRRQTYWSKDIIFLVSDHEQIGLQAWLDGYHDIKSEYIVPSDVMGRSGAIQAAINLEIPDGNIRYFDIKIEGMNGQLPNLDLFNLVVKICNQEGVDVSFHRNFDTMDPQSVDGYVQSVKTMLEMMWSQAAGTPSGNHGLFHKYHIEAVTLQGIRRKNSNYAFPLERTGRILEGIFRSLNNLLERFHQSFFFYILPGTRNYISIGMYMPPFGLICATGLIKAVAIWVTLKKDQENEDKEKKKEKEKSEKEGEEDEDREGKHTEEELDKEVEELRKTIMDEDVEEEAAAEGLISIMPVILISVMMGVFSYTGPDFITMSAPPFRIKMEDNISFGLMALYTASLMVPRLISRKQPGAGKKLIFDWRLLKCVTLLYQSLFLFSVSLMNISLAFFLAVILMPITVIVQPTKIRLLLWIQKFFLLLVSPGVLLFIAAVITSYGEKHADFLDLLVNSWSFMKTNIFLTIIDKYFFGSWMFSLFSFVILPNWLMFWSIAHCSIE; encoded by the exons ATGGGACTTCTCACTGACCCTAAGCGACAGAAGAAGATTGTGGAAGCGATCTCAAAGTACAACAATTGGCTCTGTGTTTTGTGCTACTTGTCGGGAGTTATTGGGTTTCTGGCTCTAGCATATCAGCCCCTTAATGGGGCAACATACTTCTCTGAAAATGCACTTTTGCCAG GATTGGTCACAAATGAGTTTTACGCAGAGATAAATATGAATGCTCTAGCATCTGAACTTAAAGAggaatttaataaagaaaagag aaaagttCCCAGAGAGTGGATTTACAATCATTTGCGAGAGATAGGGTTGGATACTTACATACAGAACTATTCCATCAAATATCCACTCGACATTGCCAAAGGACAG aACATTCCAGGACAGAATGTGTATGGGATTTTGCGTGCCAAACGCTCAGCCAGTACAGAGGCTGTTGTCTTGACAACACCGATGCGGCCGAAGGATTCGGACCTACCCTCCACTACAGGAGGAATCGTACTGATGCTTGCCATGGCAAAGTACTTCAGAA GGCAGACCTACTGGTCAAAGGACATTATATTTCTTGTGTCTGACCATGAACAAATTGGGCTTCAAGCCTGGTTGGATGGATATCACGATATCAAATCAGAAT ACATTGTACCCAGTGATGTAATGGGTAGGAGTGGGGCTATCCAGGCAGCCATAAACCTGGAAATTCCTGACGGAAACATCCGTTATTTTGACATAAAGATTGAGGGCATGAATGGCCAGCTTCCGAATCTTGACTTATTTAACCTTGTAGTAAAAATCTGCAACCAAGAAGGGGTGGATGTTTCTTTCCATAGGAAT TTTGACACAATGGACCCACAGTCTGTGGATGGATATGTACAGAGTGTGAAGACTATGCTGGAGATGATGTGGTCCCAGGCAGCTGGCACACCCTCAGGTAATCATGGACTCTTCCACAAATACCATATAGAGGCTGTGACCTTGCAGGGAATTCGGAGGAAGAACAGCAATTACGCATTTCCACTAGAAAGGACAGGAAG AATATTAGAAGGAATATTTCGAAGTTTAAATAACCTTCTGGAGAGATTCCACCAGTCTTTCTTCTTCTATATTCTCCCTGGAACCAGAAATTACATTTCCATTGGAATGTACATGCCTCCGTTTGGTCTTATATGTGCCACAGGACTCATCAAA GCTGTGGCAATTTGGGTGACATTGAAAAAAGACCAGGAAAATGAAGATAAAGAAAAGAAGAAGGAAAAAGAGAAGTCTGAAAAGGAGGGAGAGGAAGATGAAGACAGGGAAGGTAAACATACAGAGGAAGAACTAGACAAAGAGGTGGAGGAACTGAGGAAGACAATAATGGATGAAGATGTAGAAGAG GAGGCAGCGGCAGAGGGCCTGATCTCCATAATGCCTGTTATCCTAATCAGTGTAATGATGGGGGTGTTCTCCTACACCGGACCAGACTTCATCACCATGTCAGCACCACCTTTTAGAATTAAAATGGAGGACAACATTAGCTTTGGGCTTATGGCGCTGTACACAGCCTCATTAATGGTTCCTAGACTCATAAGCAG gaAGCAGCCTGGAGCGGGAAAGAAGCTAATTTTTGATTGGCGGTTACTGAAGTGTGTCACTCTGCTCTACCAATCACTGTTTTTGTTCTCTGTGTCATTGATGAACATCTCTTTGGCCTTCTTTTTAGCTGTGATTCTTATGCCTATTACAGTTATTGTACAACCAACAAAAATACG ATTGCTGCTGTGGATACAGAAATTTTTCCTTCTGTTGGTATCACCAGGTGTGTTGCTATTTATAGCAGCAGTGATCACCAGTTATGGAGAGAAACACGCTGATTTTCTAGATTTACTGGTGAATTCCTGGAGCTTTATGAAGACCAACATTTTCCTGACAATCATTGACAAATACTTCTTTGGCAGCTGGATGTTCAGTCTATTCTCTTTTGTCATTCTGCCAAATTGGTTGATGTTTTGGAGTATAGCACATTGTAGTATTGAATAG